Genomic DNA from Bifidobacterium sp. ESL0769:
AGGGAAACCAAGGCGCGCGATTTGTTCAAAGACGCTATGCAAACCGAGACTGAAAGCAAAGCGGTGAAAGCTGTTCAGCCAAGCACTGCTGCGAAGAAAACGGCACAGCCGGCGACGACTGGTGCCTCTGCCCCCGCCGGGAATCAAGGCAGGTCTTCACGAGCAAAGCTGCAGGCTCAGCAAGTGTCGTTGCCTTCTCGTCAAGGCAACGGGCAAAATCCCCAGAATGGTTCTCGCGTGCAGCAGCCAATGGATTCACCCGCAGCAGCGCAACCGCAGGCCAATGTGAATGGCGTCAATAACAATGTCAACGCCGATGTTCGCAACGACAATGTTACCAATGCCAATTTTGCTAACACCAACGGCAGTCTCACTAACGCTAATGCCAACGGCAATGCGGGAGCCAACGGCAGTGTTTCGGCAGGTCAGTTCGACCCTCGAATGGCCAATGCTACGAATGGTCCCGCTGCTCCCGGGCAGATTCTTGGAAATCAAAACGCTCCGGTATTCGTCGCCATGGATGAAAATCCCAACCAAGGCAGCGGTGGCGGCAGCGACCACCCCGGTTTGAATTTGGGCGGTTTGCGGGATTCACAAAACGATGCGGCAGACAGCAAGGCTTCTCAAGAACGCAATAAATTCATGCCGCCGGTAACGCAGGCCACGGATACTTCAACGGTTTCCTTCGTTTCGTCCGCCACTAACGGCGCGTTTGGTGCAGGGCAGGCCTTCAAGCCGAGCTTCGAACCCGGCTCGGTGTTCGAAAAGGTGTCGAACGGGGAATTCAACCAGCCGGAGCCCGAAGTCGAAGTGGACGGCATGAGCTCGCAGGAAGCCAAGCAAACCGCCGACTTCTCTCTCCAGTTCGAAATGGCAAAGCACCCTGAGCTCCTGCCGTTCCTGGCGATGAACCCTTCGTTGTATGACGATTTGTACGCATGGCTTTCGGCGGTGGGCAACGATGATATCGACGCTGCGCTTTCGCAGAATTCAGGGTATATCGAGTATCGTAACAAGGTCGGGGAGGGACGTAACCAATGAGCGAGACGAACCAGACAATGAACGGCATCCAACAGATGCGCAAATGGTATGACAGTTATCACAATGGACTTGTTCCTTCGCCTTTGGAGGATGTCGGGCAGCTCACCGCGCAACTTGACCTGACCCATGCCCATCCATCCGGCATCGCGCAGCTCTTCGCCAGCGGGCACACCAGCCTTGATTCCATGTTCCGCGACGCCGGTATGCTCCGCGCCGCCGGCCGCAGGCTCGAGCGTGTTCTCGACGACAAAGCCGTCAAAACGAGGTCCGCCGGGGTCGCTGAGCTTTCCCTAGTGGTGGGCGTGGCCACGTGGAAGGGCAACTCGGTTCCCGTCCTGCTTTACCCGGTCGAAGTACACCGCAAACCGGATGGCCGCGAGACCGATGCCATCATCCGTTTCACTGGGCACGTCAGCCTCAATCCTGCGTTCACCACGGCCATGCACGAGCAGCACATCGATATCGATGAAGCGGCCCTCTTCGATGGCAGGAACTATGCCAGCGGCACTCCCGACACGTCCTCCGTGTTTACCGCCATCACCGACGAGGTCAAGCCGACAATCGCCGATTTCGACATTGAACGCAATATCATCTTGGGTTGCTTTATGGACCCGGCCACCAAGATGCTCGCCGAAAGTCGTCATATCATCGATTCGCTGGCAAGCAAGCCAAGCGGCAATGTGGCCCTTGACGCGTTAGCCGGAAACAAGGATGCCATCAATGCGCTGAAGGATTCAAAACTTCCCAGTTACAGCCCCTTCGATGCCGATCCCCACAGCGAGCACGAGGCTGGAGACGTCGATAACGCCGTGCGGTATGCCGCGAATATGGCGGCACAAGGCCATTCGCTGTTTCTGGACGACGCTTCCGGCAACGATACGGCACAGATTGCCGCGTCTATCGCCTCCCGCTGCGTTTCGTCGGGACGCACCGTGCTTTATGTGCCGGGAGTAGCAGGGCAGAAGAAGCGTTTCACCCATGAAATGGATGCCTGCCATATGGGCGGCCGCGTGATTGATATGGCCGATTCGAAGGCCGCACGGCAAATCGATCAGGAGCTGATTGCAGCCGTTGGTTTCCAGCCTGGTGCTTCGGTCGCCCGTTTCGACCAGGTCTCCGATGAGCTCGTCGGAGTGCGCTCGCGTCTGACTCGCTATCTCGGCGATCTGCACGGGGTGAGCAAGGAATGGGGCGTCTCTGCCTATCAGACCATTCAGAATCTTGCCAGCATTTCTGCCATGCCGACGCATCCGGCCACGCACGTCCGGCTTTCCAATGAAGCCGCAAGGGCCATCGCCCCACATATGGACGAATGGATCAAAAAGCTTCGCAAGGCAGGCGAATACGGCGAATTCACCGTCGGTCCTCAGACCACCCCGTGGTATGGTGCCTCGCTCTTCACACAAAGCGATGCGGTCAATGCCTATCAAAAGGTCGAAAACTTGCTGCAGCGCCTTCTGCCCGCTACGCGCGACCAAGTCGCGTCCGTCGCCGAAACCTGCGGTTTTCCGGTGCCGTCGACGGTGCAGGAGTGGGGCCGTCAGGTTACGGTATTGAAGAACCTGCGCCGCGTGCTCGACGTTTTCCAGCCCGAGATTTTCGAGCGTGACATCGAGGCGATGATTGAGGCCAGCAAGCCCAAGGCCCAGCGTAAGGCCGAGGGCACCAGCATGGGCTTCTGGGAACGTCGTCGCCACGTGAAAGAAGCCAAGAGCCTGCTTCGCGCTGGTTCTCAGGTCGAGGATTTGCACGACGCCCTGCAGGTGGTGGACAAGCAGTCTGAACAATGGCACGAGATTGTGCCTCACGGCGGCTGGCCGGTACTCCCACCTAAGCTCGACGCCATCGTAGAAACGCAGGAAGCCCTGATGCGTGATATCACCGCGCTCGATGCGGTGCTCGCTACCACCGTCGAAGGCGGCGACCTGCAGAGCGTTGATCTGGCCCGGCTTGAGGCCAGGCTCAAGGCGCTTTATACCGACCGTAAGGCGCTGGATACCTTGCCCGGTCGTGCCGGACTGGAACGCGAATTCCACTCCGTCGGACTTGATGGGCTGATTGAAGACATGCGTAACCGCCGTGTGTCCTTGGATGCCGTGGAAGGGGAACTTCAGCTTTCCTGGTGGACGACCGTTTTCGAAGACATCGTTCGTTCCTCGGCGATTATTTCCAATCAGGACGGCTCCGCACTGCAATCGGCGGCAGACCGGTTCGTTCAGGTCGATATTGACCACATCAATTCCGTGGGGCCTATGCTTGAGCAGGAATCCATGCGTCACCTTTGCGATATGCTTTTTTCGCATACGCAGGAGGCCAACCAGCTGCACACATTGCTGGCAAGTAACGCGCGTGTGCCATTGAGCCATATCACCCGCGAATATCCTCAGATTCTCGCTTCGGCTAAGCCTGTCATCATGGCCACCCCATTCACGCTTGCCGTGCTGAGTGACCCACAGCCCTTGGCCGACGTAGCCATCATCGATGCCGCTTCACATATTCCCTCGCTTGAATTGCTGAGTGTTTTGAGCCGTTCCAGGCGTGTTGTGGTCATTGCTCATAAGGCCACGATCACTTCTGAATCGTTGAACGCCTTGGCCGCGTTGTTGCCCAAGGTCACTGTCGATTCCCGGCCGGTTTGCCGCGACCCGCGTCTTTCGATCTTCCTTTCCGCCCAAGGTTATGGCAACGCTCGCAGGGATGTGGCCACAGAATCGATGCAGGGCAGGGTGCGTTTCCACAGGGTCGAGGCCAACGGCGTGCCGGTGCTTGCCACCGGGTTGGTGGAAAGCAGTCAGCAGGAGATTGACGAGGTCATCGCCATCATCAAACAACGCGCCGCGGCTTTCACCGTGGTGCCGACCGGCTATCTGCTTGCCGTGGTCACTTTGACCCCGGTCTTCCGTACGAGGCTCGGTGCCGAATTGAAGTCGCTTTCCCTGAAGGACGAGGCCATGGGCCGCTTCCTTCGCCACGTGCGTCTGGTGGATCTCGATGAGGTCGCCGGGGTGCGCGCCACCGATGTTATTCTTTCGTTGTGCTTCGCGAAGACCTCGCATGGCCGCTTGCTTCAGCAGTTCGGCTCTTTGGAGGGCGAAGGCGGAGATGGCAAGCTGCTTGATGCCTTGGCTTTGGCCAATCGCAATGTTGACATCATCTCCGCTTTTGGCTCTGCGGATATGGAGGATGATCGCCTTCACCAGCCGGGTCCGAAGCTGTTGAAGGTTATGCTCAAATGGGCCGAGGGCCTGGGCAAGGAAGTTGTACGTCCTTCAGTGTCGCTGAAGGGCGACAACGTCCTGTTCAACGATCTGGCTGATCGCATCCGTGCGCGCGGGCTCAAGGTGGCCGCCAATTACGGTTTCGATGGTGGAGCCTCCATTCCTCTGGTCGTAGGGCTCAAAGACAAACCGTTCGCGCTCGCGGTGATGACCGATGACGCTCAGTTCATGGGTATCCAGTCCACCCGCAAGCGCCATCGTGTGCTGATGCAGGATTTGGCAACACTTGGTTGGTCGGTCATGACCGTCTGGAGCGTGGCTGCGTTCGTCAACCCCGATAAGGAAGTCGACCGTATTGTGAGCCGTATTAGCGACTTGTACCAAGAGGTCCGCTGATGGCGTTGACCTACGATCCGAATCGTCGCTCGTCGCGTACCCACAGGCGTGTGGTGCGCAAAGGCAGCGAACGTTTTGACGTCGATGGCGTCGAACTTGACCCGGAAGACCGCCGTCCCAAGGGCAGCAAACAGCAGGACGACGATAGTCGTATCCTGCGCGAGCTACCTCCTCACTGGGGCATTTTCAGCGAACGAGACAAGTAGCGTTTGCTATTCGTGAGGAATCGTTAAAGGGTGATGGTGATAACGAGCCGTCACCCTTTTTACTATCATTTCGAAGCCATGTTTATTCGGTTCCGTGCG
This window encodes:
- a CDS encoding FHA domain-containing protein, whose protein sequence is MSDPRTTKHWVIKVNGSTKVDVGPGENVEIGRRPLRPLSDDGHHRLEIDDDTRSMSKRHALFSVTADGGASVTDLNSTNGSYIVEKKGLRPLTPNKDFIFPDSPMRLQFGDVPVDFVRVDVDENDGAGNKITDLFDYAVSGGESADIEPDLNEMSVDDILNLRAGEPTTAFSAADVASRIEASASSEADDKANGDPQNSKEQAAKNADSSTNKIVDGSASPVVAEADKKREDPQADHTIDQISLNVMTPEPQVRETKARDLFKDAMQTETESKAVKAVQPSTAAKKTAQPATTGASAPAGNQGRSSRAKLQAQQVSLPSRQGNGQNPQNGSRVQQPMDSPAAAQPQANVNGVNNNVNADVRNDNVTNANFANTNGSLTNANANGNAGANGSVSAGQFDPRMANATNGPAAPGQILGNQNAPVFVAMDENPNQGSGGGSDHPGLNLGGLRDSQNDAADSKASQERNKFMPPVTQATDTSTVSFVSSATNGAFGAGQAFKPSFEPGSVFEKVSNGEFNQPEPEVEVDGMSSQEAKQTADFSLQFEMAKHPELLPFLAMNPSLYDDLYAWLSAVGNDDIDAALSQNSGYIEYRNKVGEGRNQ
- a CDS encoding helicase, whose amino-acid sequence is MSETNQTMNGIQQMRKWYDSYHNGLVPSPLEDVGQLTAQLDLTHAHPSGIAQLFASGHTSLDSMFRDAGMLRAAGRRLERVLDDKAVKTRSAGVAELSLVVGVATWKGNSVPVLLYPVEVHRKPDGRETDAIIRFTGHVSLNPAFTTAMHEQHIDIDEAALFDGRNYASGTPDTSSVFTAITDEVKPTIADFDIERNIILGCFMDPATKMLAESRHIIDSLASKPSGNVALDALAGNKDAINALKDSKLPSYSPFDADPHSEHEAGDVDNAVRYAANMAAQGHSLFLDDASGNDTAQIAASIASRCVSSGRTVLYVPGVAGQKKRFTHEMDACHMGGRVIDMADSKAARQIDQELIAAVGFQPGASVARFDQVSDELVGVRSRLTRYLGDLHGVSKEWGVSAYQTIQNLASISAMPTHPATHVRLSNEAARAIAPHMDEWIKKLRKAGEYGEFTVGPQTTPWYGASLFTQSDAVNAYQKVENLLQRLLPATRDQVASVAETCGFPVPSTVQEWGRQVTVLKNLRRVLDVFQPEIFERDIEAMIEASKPKAQRKAEGTSMGFWERRRHVKEAKSLLRAGSQVEDLHDALQVVDKQSEQWHEIVPHGGWPVLPPKLDAIVETQEALMRDITALDAVLATTVEGGDLQSVDLARLEARLKALYTDRKALDTLPGRAGLEREFHSVGLDGLIEDMRNRRVSLDAVEGELQLSWWTTVFEDIVRSSAIISNQDGSALQSAADRFVQVDIDHINSVGPMLEQESMRHLCDMLFSHTQEANQLHTLLASNARVPLSHITREYPQILASAKPVIMATPFTLAVLSDPQPLADVAIIDAASHIPSLELLSVLSRSRRVVVIAHKATITSESLNALAALLPKVTVDSRPVCRDPRLSIFLSAQGYGNARRDVATESMQGRVRFHRVEANGVPVLATGLVESSQQEIDEVIAIIKQRAAAFTVVPTGYLLAVVTLTPVFRTRLGAELKSLSLKDEAMGRFLRHVRLVDLDEVAGVRATDVILSLCFAKTSHGRLLQQFGSLEGEGGDGKLLDALALANRNVDIISAFGSADMEDDRLHQPGPKLLKVMLKWAEGLGKEVVRPSVSLKGDNVLFNDLADRIRARGLKVAANYGFDGGASIPLVVGLKDKPFALAVMTDDAQFMGIQSTRKRHRVLMQDLATLGWSVMTVWSVAAFVNPDKEVDRIVSRISDLYQEVR